A stretch of Halogeometricum sp. S1BR25-6 DNA encodes these proteins:
- a CDS encoding helix-turn-helix domain-containing protein, whose translation MPDSMAEQLQQDMECEGLLECFHGLKQLDKECFRAVVDASEPLTVDEIADTVDRERSTAYRAVQRLLQVGFIQKEQINYEQGGYYHVYSPTDPSKIADNMQRMLNDWYAKMGQLIQEFEDKYDQTQATSPAEG comes from the coding sequence ATGCCGGATTCTATGGCCGAACAACTCCAGCAGGACATGGAGTGTGAGGGGCTCCTCGAGTGTTTCCACGGCCTCAAGCAACTCGACAAGGAGTGTTTCCGAGCCGTCGTTGACGCGTCGGAACCGCTCACAGTGGACGAAATCGCAGACACAGTCGATCGAGAGCGTTCGACTGCCTACCGTGCCGTCCAGCGTCTGCTTCAAGTGGGCTTCATTCAGAAGGAACAGATCAACTACGAACAGGGCGGTTACTATCACGTCTACTCTCCGACCGACCCCTCGAAGATTGCAGACAATATGCAGCGGATGCTCAACGACTGGTACGCCAAGATGGGCCAACTCATCCAAGAGTTCGAGGATAAATACGATCAGACGCAGGCTACGTCCCCTGCCGAGGGGTGA
- a CDS encoding MBL fold metallo-hydrolase yields the protein MNASEPDADVESVAPEALKQRIDAGEPVSILDVRAEDEFEEWGIDGDSVEVVNLPYFELLDGVSEEQLERIPSGDPIVVVCAKGGSSELVADHLLDAGREAVNLEGGMKGWARVYEYRELDADTDATVAQYQRPSSGCMAYMVVSDGEAAVIDPLRAFVNDYVQDARVMGAEIKYAVDTHVHADHVSGVRELAAETGARVVLPEAAVERGVEYDTDYETVADGDTLSVGAVDIDVFHTPGHTSGMTSYLVDDAVLLTGDGLFTESVARPDLEGADDEEARAAAGELYDTLQSKILPLGDNVLVAPAHFSDAAAPREDGTYAARLGDLEARMDALSMERDEFIEFILSDMPPRPSNYEEIIATNLGRQDTDDEEAFEMELGPNNCAASSDAMTSD from the coding sequence ATGAACGCTTCCGAACCGGACGCGGATGTGGAATCGGTCGCACCCGAAGCGCTCAAGCAGCGCATCGATGCGGGTGAACCCGTTTCGATCCTCGACGTGCGAGCCGAAGACGAGTTCGAAGAGTGGGGTATCGACGGCGACAGTGTCGAGGTCGTCAACCTCCCCTACTTCGAGCTACTCGACGGTGTGAGCGAGGAGCAACTGGAGCGAATCCCCTCCGGCGACCCTATCGTGGTCGTCTGTGCGAAGGGTGGCTCGAGCGAACTCGTCGCCGACCACCTCCTTGACGCCGGGCGTGAGGCGGTCAACCTCGAAGGCGGCATGAAGGGCTGGGCGCGCGTCTACGAGTACCGCGAACTCGACGCCGATACCGACGCGACGGTGGCGCAGTACCAGCGACCCTCCAGCGGCTGTATGGCCTACATGGTCGTCAGTGACGGTGAGGCCGCCGTCATCGACCCGCTTCGGGCGTTCGTCAACGATTACGTGCAGGACGCGCGGGTGATGGGAGCGGAGATCAAATACGCGGTCGACACGCACGTTCACGCCGACCACGTCAGCGGCGTCCGCGAACTCGCGGCCGAGACGGGTGCACGGGTCGTCCTGCCTGAAGCGGCGGTCGAGCGCGGCGTCGAGTACGACACCGACTACGAGACGGTCGCCGATGGTGACACGCTCTCGGTCGGCGCCGTCGATATCGACGTGTTCCACACGCCCGGTCACACCTCGGGCATGACCTCCTACCTCGTCGACGACGCGGTGCTCCTGACCGGTGACGGACTGTTCACCGAGAGCGTCGCCCGGCCGGACCTCGAAGGTGCGGACGACGAGGAGGCCCGCGCGGCCGCGGGGGAACTGTACGACACCCTCCAGTCGAAGATTCTTCCGCTCGGCGACAACGTGCTGGTCGCGCCGGCGCACTTCAGTGATGCCGCGGCACCCCGCGAGGACGGAACCTACGCCGCACGTCTGGGAGACCTCGAAGCGAGAATGGATGCGCTGTCGATGGAGCGCGACGAGTTCATCGAGTTCATCCTCTCGGATATGCCGCCGCGCCCCTCGAACTACGAGGAGATCATCGCGACGAACCTCGGTCGGCAGGACACCGACGACGAGGAGGCCTTCGAGATGGAACTGGGACCGAACAACTGCGCCGCCAGCAGCGACGCAATGACGAGTGACTGA
- a CDS encoding TVP38/TMEM64 family protein, translated as MAPVEDRRVRTARTPRLHPSPGDTDRLGSRPRTTGRVRGRVPLGVLHGTTYSLIGAALGSTVAFLVARRYGRPYVERGIATDTLSAFDRIVAREGQFALFFVFLVPGLPDDAICFMAGITRLPLWKLVVISAVGRIPGYLLVCYAGSQFATANYLGTTVVLGLMAFASALVYWRKDAVLARIR; from the coding sequence GTGGCTCCGGTCGAGGATCGGAGAGTACGGACGGCTCGCACCCCTCGTCTTCATCCTTCTCCAGGCGACACAGATCGTCTTGGCTCCCGTCCCCGGACAACTGGTCGCGTTCGTGGGCGGGTTCCTCTCGGCGTCCTCCACGGGACGACATACAGCCTCATCGGCGCCGCGCTCGGAAGCACGGTCGCGTTCCTCGTCGCCCGTCGGTACGGACGGCCCTACGTCGAACGGGGGATCGCCACCGACACCCTCTCCGCGTTCGACCGAATCGTCGCCCGGGAGGGCCAGTTCGCGCTCTTCTTCGTATTTCTCGTTCCGGGGCTGCCGGACGATGCGATCTGCTTCATGGCCGGTATCACGCGCCTTCCGCTCTGGAAACTCGTCGTAATCTCGGCGGTCGGGCGTATTCCCGGGTACCTGTTAGTGTGCTATGCAGGGTCGCAGTTTGCGACCGCGAACTACCTCGGGACCACCGTCGTTCTCGGTCTCATGGCGTTCGCGTCAGCTCTCGTCTACTGGCGGAAGGACGCGGTGCTCGCCAGAATACGGTGA
- a CDS encoding sulfite exporter TauE/SafE family protein, with product MDILGLTPMMVGIFVGFGLLIGILFGFFGMGGSFLVTPALLVMGYPSTVAVGSGLAFVFGTSVIGALRHRDHGQVDYKLALIMTVAMTVGIEGGKSVVFFLDSTGMADLIISISYVGLLAVVGLFTLRDAWGSKGTDSTGHNLADRVQSLHIPPMVTLRGDVRVSGTIIFAVGLVIGVLSGFLGVGGGFLLMPAMMYGLGVPAAVAVGTDILQITISGAFGAFRYAQSGSVALPVVGALLAGSALGARIGAGATQLVEEDAIKGYFAAMLLAGSVAVAAKELGAAYGIEVLNTVSIALIFGAAVLVSGAVVLAAVCRLRNDSMGTWCRLTTS from the coding sequence ATGGATATCCTCGGACTGACCCCGATGATGGTGGGGATATTCGTCGGATTCGGGCTGCTCATCGGAATCCTGTTCGGGTTCTTCGGCATGGGCGGGTCGTTCCTCGTGACGCCGGCGCTGCTGGTGATGGGCTACCCCTCGACGGTTGCAGTCGGCAGCGGCTTGGCGTTCGTCTTCGGGACGAGCGTCATCGGCGCACTCCGCCACCGTGACCACGGACAGGTCGACTACAAACTCGCGCTCATCATGACCGTCGCCATGACGGTCGGTATTGAGGGCGGGAAGAGCGTCGTGTTCTTCCTGGATTCGACCGGGATGGCGGACCTCATCATCAGCATCTCGTACGTGGGACTACTCGCGGTCGTCGGCCTGTTTACGCTGCGCGACGCGTGGGGCTCGAAGGGTACCGATTCGACGGGACACAATCTCGCCGACCGCGTGCAGTCGCTCCACATCCCGCCGATGGTGACGCTACGCGGTGACGTCCGTGTGTCCGGGACCATCATCTTCGCGGTCGGTCTCGTCATCGGCGTCCTGTCCGGATTCCTCGGCGTCGGCGGTGGGTTCTTGCTGATGCCCGCGATGATGTACGGCCTCGGCGTGCCCGCCGCCGTCGCCGTGGGGACGGACATCCTCCAGATCACCATCTCGGGGGCGTTCGGCGCGTTCCGCTACGCGCAGTCCGGATCGGTCGCGTTACCCGTCGTCGGCGCACTGCTCGCCGGAAGTGCACTCGGCGCGCGTATCGGTGCGGGGGCAACACAACTCGTCGAAGAGGATGCGATTAAAGGCTACTTCGCGGCGATGCTGCTCGCCGGGAGCGTCGCCGTCGCGGCGAAGGAACTCGGTGCCGCGTACGGGATCGAAGTCCTGAACACAGTGAGCATCGCGCTCATCTTCGGTGCGGCGGTCCTCGTCAGCGGGGCGGTCGTCCTCGCCGCAGTCTGCCGCCTTCGGAACGATAGCATGGGGACGTGGTGTCGGCTCACCACCTCCTGA
- a CDS encoding DsrE/DsrF/DrsH-like family protein: MSTDTPDNSDTQDAVDPTNAPEDRSTAELAAEVEELREDLADLRAAVDDDQRSMVIIATKGTLDMAYPPLILASTAAAFGWDVTVFHTFWGLDILHEEKSKNLKLSAVGNPSMPMPNAIASLPGMDSMATKMMNKKIADNGTATIEELIDVSLDQGVDLQACQMTIELMDYDEAEFYDGVTVGVGAATALQRMADADIQLLV, encoded by the coding sequence ATGAGTACAGACACGCCCGACAACTCGGACACACAGGACGCTGTTGACCCGACCAACGCCCCTGAGGACCGGTCCACGGCGGAGCTAGCCGCGGAAGTCGAGGAGCTACGCGAGGACCTCGCCGACCTCAGAGCGGCGGTCGATGACGACCAGCGGTCGATGGTCATCATCGCGACGAAGGGGACGCTCGATATGGCCTACCCGCCGCTCATCCTCGCCTCGACTGCGGCGGCGTTCGGCTGGGACGTGACGGTGTTCCACACGTTCTGGGGGTTGGACATCCTCCACGAGGAGAAATCGAAGAACCTCAAGCTCTCGGCGGTCGGCAACCCGAGCATGCCGATGCCGAACGCCATCGCGTCGCTGCCGGGGATGGATTCGATGGCGACGAAGATGATGAACAAGAAGATTGCCGACAACGGGACCGCGACCATCGAGGAGCTCATCGACGTCTCGCTCGACCAGGGAGTCGACTTGCAGGCCTGTCAGATGACTATCGAACTGATGGATTACGACGAAGCGGAGTTCTACGACGGCGTCACCGTCGGCGTCGGCGCCGCGACGGCCCTCCAGCGCATGGCTGATGCCGATATCC
- a CDS encoding sulfurtransferase TusA family protein — MSTEYTVTETLDVKGESCPMPVVKTKGAIDDLSEEDVLEVLATDSGSMSDLKGWAETTPGVELLDQEEDGDVFKHYVRKTE, encoded by the coding sequence ATGAGTACGGAATACACTGTCACCGAGACGCTCGACGTGAAAGGCGAATCGTGCCCGATGCCGGTCGTGAAGACGAAAGGAGCCATCGACGACCTGAGCGAGGAAGACGTACTGGAGGTACTCGCCACCGACTCCGGCAGCATGAGCGACCTGAAGGGGTGGGCGGAGACGACCCCGGGCGTCGAACTCCTCGACCAGGAAGAGGACGGGGACGTGTTCAAACACTACGTGCGCAAAACGGAGTAA
- a CDS encoding MFS transporter: protein MSYTQGIRQNRSQFALQLLTVFAVGLTIGAERNVVPVLGRDVLGVESMLVIGSFVVSFGFVKALLNLYGGKWSETYGRKPILVAGWLVALPIPVVLVYAPNWWWITLGNVLLGINQGLAWSMSVNAKIDLAGNDARGFAVGLDEAFGYGGVAVGTWVTGVLAARYGLRPEPFYFLAGVVVFALVVSVLFVEETLPYARAEAGAEDDGETDADLPFRSILKRATWGDRTLFAAAQAGSVEKFVDALVWIAYPLYLTNAGLSVAQVGVVVGVYGGVWGVLQLYTGKLADDIGRRPPVVAGMFVAGTGVLATVLVDGYWPWMLTAGVTGVGMALLYPNLITVVGDAAHPSWRATGLGVYRMWRDAGYGFGAILIGVTADLVSTEAAFYAVAAAMFVSGTVTLIWMRETHPERGAEGSGRPPNLESHQ, encoded by the coding sequence ATGTCGTACACGCAGGGCATTCGGCAAAACCGGTCGCAGTTCGCGTTACAGCTGCTGACCGTCTTCGCGGTCGGACTAACCATCGGGGCCGAGCGGAACGTCGTCCCAGTGCTCGGACGCGACGTGCTGGGCGTCGAGTCGATGCTGGTCATCGGCTCGTTCGTGGTGAGCTTCGGCTTCGTCAAGGCGCTGCTCAACCTCTACGGCGGGAAGTGGTCCGAGACCTACGGCCGGAAGCCCATCCTCGTCGCCGGCTGGCTCGTCGCGCTGCCGATTCCCGTGGTCCTCGTCTACGCGCCGAACTGGTGGTGGATTACGCTCGGGAACGTCCTCCTCGGCATCAACCAGGGACTGGCGTGGAGCATGAGCGTCAACGCGAAGATAGACCTCGCCGGAAACGACGCGCGCGGGTTCGCCGTCGGCCTCGACGAGGCGTTCGGCTATGGCGGCGTCGCCGTCGGCACGTGGGTGACGGGCGTACTCGCCGCGCGGTACGGACTCCGGCCCGAACCGTTCTACTTCCTCGCTGGTGTCGTCGTGTTCGCCCTCGTCGTCTCGGTCCTGTTCGTCGAGGAGACGCTTCCGTACGCCCGGGCAGAGGCCGGAGCCGAGGACGACGGCGAGACGGACGCCGACCTCCCGTTCCGGTCGATACTGAAACGGGCGACGTGGGGCGACCGGACGCTGTTCGCGGCGGCGCAGGCCGGGAGCGTCGAGAAGTTCGTCGACGCGCTCGTCTGGATAGCCTACCCGCTGTACCTGACGAACGCCGGACTGTCCGTCGCACAGGTCGGCGTCGTCGTAGGCGTGTACGGCGGCGTCTGGGGAGTGCTACAGCTCTACACTGGGAAACTCGCGGACGATATCGGTCGACGGCCTCCGGTTGTCGCGGGGATGTTCGTCGCCGGCACGGGAGTGCTCGCGACCGTGCTGGTCGACGGCTACTGGCCGTGGATGCTGACCGCCGGCGTCACGGGCGTCGGGATGGCGCTTCTCTACCCGAACCTGATCACGGTCGTCGGCGATGCCGCGCACCCGTCGTGGCGAGCGACCGGACTCGGCGTCTACCGCATGTGGCGCGACGCCGGCTACGGCTTCGGCGCGATTCTCATCGGCGTGACGGCTGACCTGGTCTCCACAGAAGCAGCGTTCTACGCCGTCGCCGCCGCGATGTTCGTCTCTGGAACCGTTACGCTCATCTGGATGCGAGAGACCCACCCTGAACGCGGCGCGGAGGGGAGCGGCCGACCGCCGAATCTCGAATCTCATCAATAA
- a CDS encoding MBL fold metallo-hydrolase, giving the protein MSNTGYGAAEVARRIEDEETDPFVLDVRREEDFEEWQIPGSTNLPIYDELLEYDYSTLEEHLDDLPNDEEIIVVCIAGITSGRAAEFLRENGYDAESIDDGMNGWGRVHRQYEIEGADGVVQVVRPGTGCVSYLVHDGGEAVVVDPTQYVDEYLNVADEQEVEIVGVADTHAHADHVSGARRLAGELDVPYYLHDEDTGDLDRMKEMTDGDSIDVGDRELGVRHTPGHTPGSVSFEYGDALLSGDTLFLRSVGRPDLEDGSEDAVREAASRLFDSLDGLLDLDEGTVVLPGHFSDESVRPLATELGELREETTNELLSYVEDGDEESFVETIVESLADEPANYNEIKQINWGKEQPGDDVEELELGPNNCAAN; this is encoded by the coding sequence ATGAGCAATACTGGATACGGCGCGGCGGAGGTCGCACGGCGAATCGAAGACGAGGAGACAGATCCGTTCGTGCTCGATGTCCGGCGCGAGGAAGACTTCGAGGAGTGGCAGATTCCCGGGAGCACGAACCTCCCTATCTACGACGAACTCCTCGAGTACGACTACTCCACGCTGGAGGAACATCTCGACGACCTTCCGAACGACGAGGAGATAATCGTCGTCTGTATCGCCGGTATCACATCCGGGCGCGCCGCGGAGTTCCTCCGCGAAAACGGGTACGACGCCGAATCCATCGACGACGGGATGAACGGCTGGGGTCGCGTCCACCGCCAGTACGAAATCGAAGGCGCCGACGGCGTCGTGCAGGTCGTCCGCCCCGGGACGGGATGCGTCTCCTATCTCGTCCACGACGGCGGCGAAGCCGTCGTCGTCGACCCGACGCAGTACGTCGACGAGTACCTGAACGTCGCCGACGAGCAGGAGGTCGAAATCGTCGGTGTCGCCGACACACACGCCCATGCGGACCACGTCTCCGGGGCGCGACGGCTCGCAGGCGAACTCGACGTCCCCTACTACCTCCACGATGAGGACACCGGCGACCTCGACCGCATGAAGGAGATGACCGACGGCGACTCCATCGACGTCGGTGACCGCGAACTCGGCGTGCGTCACACGCCCGGTCACACGCCGGGGAGCGTCTCCTTCGAGTACGGCGACGCGCTCCTCTCGGGTGACACGCTGTTCCTCCGAAGCGTCGGTCGTCCCGACCTCGAGGACGGCTCCGAGGACGCCGTCCGCGAGGCCGCGAGCCGGCTGTTCGACAGCCTCGACGGTCTGCTCGACCTCGACGAGGGGACGGTCGTGCTTCCCGGCCACTTCAGCGACGAATCGGTCCGCCCGCTCGCGACGGAACTCGGCGAACTCCGCGAGGAGACGACCAACGAGCTCCTGAGCTACGTCGAGGACGGCGACGAGGAGTCGTTCGTCGAGACCATCGTCGAGAGCCTCGCGGACGAGCCGGCGAACTACAACGAGATCAAGCAGATCAACTGGGGCAAGGAGCAACCGGGAGACGACGTCGAGGAACTCGAACTCGGTCCCAACAACTGCGCGGCCAACTGA
- a CDS encoding sodium-dependent transporter — protein MSSDRWSSRLGFLLATTGAAVGLGNIWRFSAVVGANGGGAYLVPYLLAACLCAVPLLILELAVGRSLRTDVVSAFSSVRPEYAALGWLVTGSVLLILSYYLVLTGWVLGFLVSWLGGAQTTFSAFTGSWHPVGYFVVVTVLTGGITSLGVRDGIERMARVVMPTVFAILVALALYAATLAEWTRAIAFLFTPNFSVLGDPGLWSAAFGQVFFSLSVGQGIMLTYGSYVDEETDLLRSSLLITVADIFAALLAGLVIFPIVFSFGLQPTLGTELAFTTLPTAFAAMPFGRVVAVAFFGLLFFAALSSAVSLLEVGVAAVTNTTRFSRSRATWYLTAGVFALGLLSALSYSPVRFAVAGRPVLDLIDESVGTYALPISAVLITFVFVWTTEIDGVRAELGRLYPLVRYVTPALLITVTLAKALGIARPAWRLLVDATRTSPFGFAVATAAFVTLGIGGWYLRRRLRYTGRRVQ, from the coding sequence ATGTCTTCGGACCGTTGGTCGTCCCGTCTCGGCTTTCTGCTCGCGACGACCGGGGCTGCAGTCGGACTCGGGAACATCTGGCGGTTCTCGGCCGTCGTCGGTGCGAACGGCGGCGGCGCGTATCTCGTTCCGTACCTCCTCGCCGCGTGTCTCTGTGCCGTTCCATTGCTCATTTTAGAACTCGCCGTCGGTCGCTCTCTTCGGACGGACGTCGTGTCCGCGTTCAGTTCGGTCAGACCCGAGTACGCGGCGTTGGGTTGGCTCGTCACGGGGAGCGTACTCCTCATCCTGAGTTACTATCTCGTGCTTACGGGCTGGGTGCTCGGATTTCTCGTCTCGTGGCTAGGAGGAGCTCAAACCACGTTCTCGGCGTTCACCGGTAGTTGGCACCCGGTCGGGTACTTCGTCGTCGTGACCGTCCTGACCGGTGGTATCACGTCGCTGGGCGTCCGTGACGGCATCGAACGGATGGCGCGGGTCGTGATGCCCACCGTCTTCGCGATACTCGTCGCCCTCGCGCTCTACGCGGCGACTCTCGCCGAATGGACCCGAGCCATCGCGTTCCTTTTCACACCGAACTTCTCGGTCTTAGGCGATCCCGGTCTGTGGAGCGCAGCGTTCGGACAGGTGTTCTTCTCGCTCTCGGTCGGACAGGGAATCATGCTCACGTACGGGAGTTACGTCGACGAGGAGACCGACCTGCTCCGGTCGTCGTTGCTGATCACGGTCGCGGATATCTTCGCGGCGTTGCTCGCCGGCCTCGTGATCTTCCCCATCGTGTTCAGCTTCGGCCTCCAACCGACGCTCGGCACCGAACTCGCGTTCACGACGCTTCCGACGGCGTTCGCCGCGATGCCGTTCGGCCGAGTCGTCGCCGTCGCGTTCTTCGGACTGCTGTTCTTCGCCGCGCTCTCGTCGGCGGTCTCGCTGCTCGAAGTCGGCGTCGCGGCCGTCACGAACACGACGCGGTTCTCCCGCTCACGGGCGACTTGGTACCTCACTGCGGGCGTCTTCGCACTCGGGCTTCTGTCCGCACTGAGCTACAGTCCGGTTCGGTTCGCGGTCGCCGGTAGGCCGGTTTTGGATCTCATCGACGAGTCCGTCGGAACGTACGCGCTTCCGATTTCGGCGGTCCTCATCACGTTCGTCTTCGTCTGGACGACCGAGATCGACGGCGTTCGCGCCGAACTGGGACGGCTGTATCCGCTCGTTCGGTACGTGACTCCAGCCCTCCTCATCACGGTCACTCTGGCGAAGGCTCTCGGTATCGCTCGACCCGCTTGGCGATTACTCGTGGACGCGACGCGGACGAGTCCGTTCGGGTTCGCAGTCGCGACTGCCGCGTTCGTGACTCTCGGAATCGGCGGCTGGTATCTCAGACGGCGACTCCGGTACACGGGTCGACGGGTGCAGTGA
- a CDS encoding YeeE/YedE family protein — MDITTLPLVALADLFPRGVAQYAAGGLLIGLGVAVIYLGTGIIAGASTFLESTLSYVSDVPRFNRAKYLASRDWRVVFTLGIVGGAAVYALAFGEFGWTTDVQWWRLLGGGFLVGVGTRVGKGCTSGHGVCGVGSLSETSLVNVATFMAFAIGTAQIVAALGVSP, encoded by the coding sequence ATGGACATAACTACACTCCCGCTGGTCGCACTCGCCGATCTGTTCCCGCGAGGCGTCGCTCAGTACGCTGCCGGTGGACTGCTCATCGGCCTCGGCGTCGCCGTAATCTACCTCGGAACGGGCATCATCGCGGGCGCGAGCACGTTCCTCGAATCGACGCTGTCGTACGTCTCGGATGTGCCCCGGTTCAACCGGGCGAAGTACCTCGCCTCGCGCGACTGGCGCGTCGTGTTCACGCTGGGCATCGTGGGCGGAGCCGCCGTCTACGCGCTCGCGTTCGGCGAGTTCGGCTGGACGACCGACGTGCAGTGGTGGCGACTACTCGGCGGCGGCTTCCTCGTCGGCGTCGGGACGCGCGTCGGGAAAGGCTGTACCTCCGGGCACGGAGTCTGCGGGGTCGGCTCGCTCTCGGAGACGTCGCTGGTGAACGTCGCGACGTTCATGGCGTTCGCCATCGGCACGGCGCAGATCGTCGCCGCGCTGGGGGTATCCCCATGA
- a CDS encoding DUF7512 family protein has protein sequence MLGLETASGSVEAITTIGLVLVEAVVLYVGYGALSSLVGQTVLDAVGGE, from the coding sequence ATGTTGGGATTGGAAACCGCGAGCGGTTCGGTGGAAGCGATAACGACGATAGGGCTCGTCCTCGTGGAGGCAGTCGTCCTGTACGTGGGATACGGCGCTCTCAGCAGCCTCGTCGGACAGACGGTCCTCGACGCAGTCGGGGGTGAGTGA
- a CDS encoding YeeE/YedE family protein → MSADTDGRGLAFTLVILLGGLVFGFGLGLSGMAKPEIVLDFLQFEDFGLLFVMGGAAVVSGVTIFGATNFLDRAPLTGRGYTRRLKTFDKNVPIGGAIFGVGWGLSGICPGAAYASVGLGNVTILWAILGMFLGAYAQGFVRSSRAEETDAAAAPSTD, encoded by the coding sequence ATGAGCGCCGACACCGACGGGCGCGGACTCGCGTTCACCCTCGTGATCCTGCTCGGAGGGCTGGTGTTCGGATTCGGTCTCGGACTCAGCGGGATGGCGAAACCCGAAATCGTCCTCGACTTCCTACAGTTCGAGGACTTCGGCCTGCTGTTCGTGATGGGCGGGGCCGCCGTCGTCTCCGGGGTCACCATCTTCGGTGCGACGAATTTCCTCGACCGGGCGCCGCTGACCGGTCGTGGGTACACTCGCCGGCTGAAGACGTTCGATAAGAACGTTCCGATCGGTGGAGCGATCTTCGGCGTCGGGTGGGGGCTCTCCGGCATCTGTCCCGGGGCCGCCTACGCGAGCGTCGGCCTCGGCAACGTCACCATCCTGTGGGCCATCCTCGGGATGTTCCTCGGGGCGTACGCGCAGGGGTTCGTCCGCTCCTCGCGCGCCGAAGAGACCGACGCTGCGGCCGCACCGTCCACCGACTGA